A DNA window from Bacillus sp. SM2101 contains the following coding sequences:
- a CDS encoding aminoglycoside phosphotransferase family protein, whose product MDKLQETIDKFKLNVLAVENVPQSFSSTVYKILLMDNRTVFIKIPYSKQKLEREYSVLKRIGNDLPVPQVLDYWEGNEDITGALLLSAINGVPTIEKVDSALAFDIGVHHAKLHAIAPNEHDFNSSVSNEYDHWSEFLKRQFNSFAIDVKEVVEPSLYELSLQYFNKQIKLLPPPDGPCFIHLDFRPGNILVHENKVVGIIDFESVRIGSTDMDFTKVNRDIFLKYPGTLQAYQQGYESIRALVDLQEVFPFYHFTDAFISIGWCKRRGIEKHQAFLQENLVYLKGILNVK is encoded by the coding sequence ATGGATAAGCTACAAGAAACAATAGATAAATTTAAATTGAATGTGTTAGCAGTTGAGAATGTTCCTCAGTCGTTTAGTTCGACTGTATATAAAATTCTACTAATGGATAATCGAACAGTGTTTATTAAAATTCCTTATTCCAAACAAAAACTTGAACGAGAGTATAGTGTACTTAAGCGAATAGGAAATGATTTACCTGTTCCACAAGTGTTAGATTATTGGGAAGGTAATGAGGATATCACTGGTGCATTATTATTGTCAGCAATTAACGGTGTGCCAACTATAGAGAAGGTTGATTCAGCATTAGCGTTTGATATTGGAGTACATCATGCTAAGCTACATGCAATTGCTCCAAATGAGCATGATTTCAATAGTTCTGTTTCAAATGAGTATGATCATTGGTCTGAGTTTCTTAAGAGACAATTTAATTCCTTTGCAATAGATGTAAAAGAAGTGGTTGAACCAAGTTTATACGAACTGTCTTTACAGTATTTTAATAAGCAAATCAAATTACTCCCACCTCCTGACGGACCTTGTTTTATACATTTGGATTTTAGACCAGGTAATATTTTAGTTCATGAAAATAAAGTGGTCGGCATTATTGACTTTGAAAGTGTCCGAATTGGATCAACTGATATGGATTTCACGAAAGTTAATAGGGATATTTTTCTCAAATATCCGGGGACATTGCAAGCGTATCAGCAAGGCTATGAATCTATTCGAGCGCTTGTTGATTTACAAGAGGTGTTCCCGTTTTATCACTTTACCGACGCTTTTATTTCAATTGGTTGGTGTAAAAGAAGAGGTATCGAAAAACATCAAGCTTTTCTTCAGGAGAATTTAGTATATTTAAAAGGTATTCTAAATGTCAAATAA